In Ignavibacteriota bacterium, one genomic interval encodes:
- a CDS encoding Gfo/Idh/MocA family oxidoreductase produces MKIGVVGFGYWGPNLVRNFQATPSVEGVVCFDASEKRLAIAKQKFPSLETAKTYEELLARKDVAAVAIATPVSTHFPLALQALNAGKHVLLEKPMAESAAHCKELIEVADKNKLTLMVDHTFVYTGAVRKIKELVDNGRLGEIMYFDSVRVNLGLFQHDTNVVWDLAPHDLSIMDYIIGQEPVSVAAIGSKHFSDKEDIAYITVKYANQLIAHFHVNWMSPVKVRKILIGGSKLMVVYDDMEPSEKIRVYDKGVDIKERESIYKVLVEYRTGDMWAPKIDLNEALALMVGDFVEATKSGRRPTADGRSGLKVVKILEAAAESLKQNGSLIQLVP; encoded by the coding sequence ATGAAGATCGGTGTCGTCGGTTTCGGGTACTGGGGACCGAACCTGGTCCGTAATTTCCAGGCAACGCCCTCAGTGGAGGGAGTCGTCTGCTTTGACGCCTCTGAAAAACGCCTTGCCATCGCGAAGCAGAAGTTCCCGTCGCTGGAAACGGCAAAGACGTATGAGGAGCTCCTTGCACGGAAGGATGTTGCCGCGGTCGCGATCGCAACACCGGTGTCCACGCACTTTCCCCTCGCCCTGCAGGCCCTGAATGCCGGCAAGCATGTGCTCCTCGAAAAGCCGATGGCGGAGAGCGCGGCGCACTGCAAAGAACTCATCGAGGTGGCCGACAAGAACAAGCTGACCCTCATGGTCGACCATACCTTTGTGTATACCGGCGCGGTCCGCAAGATCAAAGAGCTGGTGGACAACGGGCGCCTGGGCGAGATCATGTATTTCGACTCCGTGCGCGTGAACCTCGGCCTCTTCCAGCACGATACGAACGTGGTGTGGGACCTTGCACCACACGATCTGTCCATCATGGATTACATCATCGGCCAGGAGCCGGTGAGCGTCGCCGCGATCGGGTCGAAGCACTTCAGCGACAAGGAAGACATCGCCTACATCACCGTGAAGTATGCCAACCAGCTCATCGCCCATTTCCATGTGAACTGGATGTCCCCGGTGAAGGTCCGCAAGATCCTCATCGGCGGCAGCAAGCTGATGGTCGTGTACGACGACATGGAGCCCAGCGAGAAGATCCGGGTGTATGACAAGGGTGTGGACATCAAGGAACGGGAATCCATCTACAAGGTCCTGGTCGAATACCGCACCGGCGACATGTGGGCGCCGAAGATCGATCTGAACGAGGCGCTGGCCCTGATGGTCGGCGACTTCGTCGAGGCGACCAAGTCCGGCCGCCGGCCGACCGCCGATGGACGTTCGGGCCTGAAGGTCGTGAAGATCCTGGAAGCTGCCGCGGAGTCGCTGAAGCAGAACGGCTCGCTCATCCAGCTCGTTCCCTGA
- a CDS encoding N-acetyltransferase: MSLQKIAPSVKLGKDTKVYDFVNLYGCEIGDRSKVGTFVEIQKGAKIGADCKISSHTFICEGVTIEDGVFVGHNVSFINDKYPRSVNADGSMQTEADWKVVTTLVKKGASIGTSTTVLCGVTIGEGAIVGAGSVVTKDVPAHTVVAGVPARVIRKA, translated from the coding sequence ATGTCGCTCCAGAAGATCGCGCCCAGTGTGAAGCTGGGAAAAGATACGAAGGTCTATGATTTCGTGAACCTGTATGGCTGTGAGATCGGCGACCGGTCGAAGGTCGGCACGTTCGTGGAGATCCAGAAGGGTGCGAAGATCGGCGCCGATTGCAAGATCTCCTCGCACACGTTCATCTGTGAAGGCGTGACCATCGAGGACGGTGTGTTCGTCGGCCACAATGTTTCGTTCATCAACGACAAGTATCCGCGTTCCGTGAATGCTGACGGGTCGATGCAGACCGAAGCCGACTGGAAGGTGGTGACCACGCTGGTGAAGAAGGGCGCATCGATCGGGACGAGCACGACGGTGTTGTGCGGTGTGACGATCGGCGAAGGCGCCATTGTCGGTGCCGGCAGTGTCGTCACCAAGGACGTTCCGGCGCATACGGTCGTCGCCGGCGTGCCTGCCCGTGTCATCCGTAAGGCCTGA
- the rfbF gene encoding glucose-1-phosphate cytidylyltransferase codes for MKVAILAGGVGSRLSEETEIKPKPMVEVGGRPILWHILKHYSHYGFNEFAIALGYKGEFIKKYMVDYANLNSNAMTVRMQTGKVDIDGGSRPDWTVHLVDTGISTLTGGRIKRLKPVIGNETFMLTWGDGVSDVNLIDLLKFHKSHGKLATLTAVRPPARFGHMVFDGDQIVQFTEKPQTGEGWINGAFFVLDPKIFDYIEGDATQWEHEPLTRLAKEGQLMAYRHSGFWQCMDTLRDKKLLEDLWQNGGAPWKVWKD; via the coding sequence ATGAAGGTAGCAATCCTTGCGGGCGGCGTTGGCAGCCGCCTCTCCGAAGAAACGGAGATCAAGCCGAAGCCCATGGTGGAGGTCGGCGGACGCCCGATCCTCTGGCACATCCTGAAGCATTATTCACATTATGGCTTCAATGAGTTCGCCATCGCCCTGGGGTACAAGGGCGAGTTCATCAAGAAGTACATGGTGGACTATGCGAACCTCAACAGCAACGCGATGACCGTCCGGATGCAAACGGGAAAGGTCGATATCGACGGCGGTTCGCGGCCGGACTGGACCGTGCACCTGGTGGATACCGGGATCTCCACGCTGACCGGCGGGCGCATCAAGCGCCTGAAGCCGGTGATCGGCAATGAGACGTTCATGCTGACGTGGGGCGACGGCGTGTCGGATGTGAATCTGATCGACCTGCTGAAGTTCCACAAATCCCATGGCAAGCTGGCGACGCTGACGGCCGTGCGGCCTCCCGCCCGCTTCGGGCACATGGTATTCGACGGCGATCAGATCGTGCAGTTCACGGAGAAGCCGCAGACCGGCGAAGGCTGGATCAACGGTGCGTTCTTCGTGCTCGATCCGAAGATCTTCGACTATATCGAAGGCGATGCGACGCAGTGGGAACATGAACCGCTGACGCGTCTCGCGAAAGAAGGACAGTTGATGGCGTACCGTCACTCCGGCTTCTGGCAGTGTATGGACACGTTACGCGACAAGAAACTGCTGGAAGACCTCTGGCAGAATGGCGGTGCACCCTGGAAAGTCTGGAAGGATTGA
- a CDS encoding SDR family oxidoreductase gives MRVLVTGHLGYIGTVMVPMLLQEGWDVVGFDTDLFERSTFGDGIKQVPNIKKDIRDVEVADVKGFDAIIHLAGLSNDPLGDLNPNLTYDINHVASVRLAECAKQAGVRKFVFSSSCSNYGAGGEDLLNEHSAFNPVTPYGISKVRVEQDVTKMADGSFSPTFLRNATAFGVSPRLRFDLVLNNLVAWAFTTGKVFIKSDGTPWRPIVHIADISRAFIAVLKSPLELTHNQAFNVARNEDNYRIRELADIVKDTVQNTVIEYAKDAGPDKRCYRVDSSKIMKTLPAFQPIWDARKGAAELLAAYKKVGLKLDDFEGTKYKRIDHIKMLMNSGLLGADLRWK, from the coding sequence ATGCGCGTTCTCGTCACCGGTCACCTCGGCTATATCGGTACGGTCATGGTTCCCATGCTTCTGCAGGAAGGGTGGGATGTGGTGGGCTTCGATACCGACCTGTTCGAACGCTCGACGTTCGGCGATGGCATCAAGCAGGTACCGAACATCAAGAAGGACATTCGCGATGTCGAAGTCGCCGATGTGAAGGGCTTTGATGCGATCATCCACCTTGCGGGCCTCTCCAACGACCCTCTCGGCGATCTCAATCCGAACCTCACCTATGACATCAATCATGTCGCCTCGGTGCGCCTGGCCGAGTGCGCCAAACAGGCGGGCGTGCGCAAATTCGTCTTCTCCTCCTCCTGCAGCAACTACGGTGCGGGCGGGGAAGATCTCCTCAATGAACACTCTGCGTTCAATCCGGTGACCCCGTACGGTATCTCGAAGGTCCGGGTGGAGCAGGATGTCACCAAGATGGCGGATGGCTCGTTCAGCCCCACGTTCCTCCGGAACGCGACGGCCTTCGGCGTGTCGCCGCGCCTCCGGTTCGACCTCGTGTTGAACAACCTCGTGGCGTGGGCATTCACGACCGGCAAGGTCTTCATCAAGAGCGACGGTACGCCGTGGCGGCCGATCGTGCACATCGCGGACATCTCGCGTGCGTTCATCGCCGTGCTGAAGTCCCCGCTCGAGCTCACCCACAACCAGGCGTTCAATGTCGCCCGGAATGAGGACAACTACCGGATCCGCGAGCTGGCGGATATCGTGAAGGACACGGTCCAGAATACCGTGATCGAGTACGCGAAAGATGCCGGTCCGGACAAGCGGTGCTACCGTGTGGACAGCTCGAAGATCATGAAGACCCTCCCGGCGTTCCAGCCGATATGGGATGCCCGTAAGGGCGCCGCGGAACTCCTCGCAGCATACAAGAAGGTCGGCCTGAAGCTGGACGACTTCGAGGGGACGAAGTACAAACGTATCGATCACATCAAGATGCTCATGAACTCCGGTCTGCTCGGTGCGGACCTTCGCTGGAAATAG